Part of the Streptomyces sp. NBC_01460 genome, GGTGAGCTTGACGCCGTCCTTCGGCTCCTCCAGCATCTGCTGCGCCTGCTCGGGCGACATGGTGCGCGTCATCATGTCGATCTTCTTGTCGTCGAGGGCCTTGCCCATCGCCGCGGCGTCGGGGAAGAGGTCGAGCTCGACCTTCTCGTTCTTGATCTTCAGGTCGCCCTTGTACTTCGGGTTCCTGGTGAAGACCACCTTGACGACCTGGCCGCCCTCGACCTCGGGCTCCATGGTGTAGGGGCCCGAGCCGTCGACCTGGAAGCCCTCGCGCGCGGACTTCGCCGGGTACTTGTCCTTCTGGACGATGCCGGCGGGCGGCGTGGCCAGCTTGTAGGGGAAGGTCGCGTCCGGGGTGCGCAGGTGGAAGACGACCTCGTTCTCGCCCTTGGTCTCGATCGTGTCGATGTTGGAGAGCAGGCCGACCGGGCCGCTCTCGTCCTTGATGTCGATGACCCGCTGGATGGAGTACTTCACGTCCTCCGGGGTGACCGCGGTGCCGTCGGCGAAGGTGAGTCCGCTGCGCAGCGTGCAGCGGTAGCTCTCGTTCTCCGTGTCGGTGAAGGCGCAGCTCTCGGCCGCCTCGGGCACCGGCTCGCTGCCGCCCTTCGGTATGTGGGTCAGGGTCTGCACGGTCTGGCGCAGCACGTTCCACACGCCCGCCTCGTAGCCGATGGCCGGGTCGAGCGGTGCCGGGTTGTCCTTCGAGGCGATGAACTGGTCCGTCGTCCCCACCACGATGGCATCGCCCCCGTCGTCCGACCCGCCACAGGCGGCGAGCACGGGCGCGAGCAGGCCCACTACGGCCGGCAGCACCAGCGTCTTGCGGTTCATCTGGACGTTCTCCCTCAGTCCGGCATGTGAGAAAACTGAGATTAGTAGGCGTCGCAGGGGGGCTTGACCGGTGCCGTCCGGCCGCGTATCCACTCGGTGATCACTGATGACGGGTTGTCCATGTAGGGCTCAAGAATGTTTCGTGCACGACCTCATGAAACCGGACGTATGGGGTTGACGAAACGGGCATGCGCGTCCACCCCGGGCGCGCCCGAACAGCGCGTTCAGTGAGGGAAGTCACACGCCCGGGGTGCCGATCGCATTGACATGGACCTGATTCATGAGAAACACCCTCAGTGCATCAGCGGTCACTCAGCCGTGATCAGGCCCCGCAGGAAGGCCAGGTCCACCTGCTCCAGCGAGGGCACGACCACTCTTCCCGGCGCGGGGGCGATCGTCGCCACGGACGGGACGGCGACGACGCGGCACCCCGCGGCCTCCGCGGCGGCGACCCCCGTCGCCGTGTCCTCGATGACCGCACAGCGCCAGGGGTCCGCACCGAAGCCCGCCGCGGCCGCGAGGTAGGGCTCGGGGTGGGGCTTGGTGCGCGTCACCTCGTCCCCGGCGACGGTGAGCGCGAAGTGGTGGCGTCCCACGGAGTCCAGGACGCGGTCGATGATGCGTCGGTGCGAGGCGGAGACGAGGGCGGTGGGCACCTCGTGCGCGGCGAGCTCGGCGAGCAGCCGGGCGGCGCCCGGCATCAGCGGGACACCTCGCCCGATGCGCTTCTCGAAGCGGTCGTTGAGCAGCACCGTGAGCTCCTCGATGCCGATGCCGGCGCCCGTGACCTCGATGAGGTACCCGGCGCTCCGGGTCATCGGGCCGCCGACGACCACGTCGCGCCATGCCTCGTCGAGCCGGTGACCGAGGTCGGCGAAGACCTCGACCTCCACGTCCCACCAGAAGCCTTCGGTGTCGACCAGTGTGCCGTCCATGTCGAGAAGGACCGCTTGCAGCGCCGACCCTTCGGCCGTGCGGGTCAGGGACGCGGGGACCGTACTGGTCATCCGGCACACCTCCATGAGGGACGAGAAGGCCGGCCGCCGTCCCGGTGGGAACGGCGACCGGCCTGCACTGGACCGACCAGTCTACGACTCGTGCCCGCACGGCGCGCGGAGTGGAGGATTACCGCGCGTTGAACGGATCCCTACCGTGCGTTGAAGTACTTCGCCTCGGGGTGGTGGATGACGATCGCGTCCGTGGACTGCTCGGGGTGCAGCTGGAACTCCTCGGAGAGCTTCACCCCGATCCGCTCGGGCTCCAGCAGCTCGGCGATCTTCGCCCGGTCCTCCAGGTCGGGGCAGGCCCCGTACCCCAGGGAGAAGCGGGCCCCTCGGTACTTCAGCGCGAACATGTCCTCGACGTCGGACGGGTCCTCGCCGGCGAAGCCGAGCTCGCTGCGGACCCGTGCGTGCCAGTACTCGGCGAGCGCCTCGGCCAGCTGCACGGACAGCCCGTGCAGCTCCAGGTAGTCGCGGTAGGAGTTCGACTCGAAGAGCTCGGCGGTGGCCCCGCCGATCTTCGAACCGACCGTGACGACCTGGAGTCCGATGACGTCCGTCTCCCCCGACTCCTCGGGACGGAAGAAGTCCGCGAGGCAGAGGCGGCGGCCGCGGCGCTGGCGGGGGAAGGTGAAGCGGGTGCGCTCCGAGCCGTCCTCGTGCAGGAGGATCAGGTCGTCGCCCTTGGAGACGCAGGGGAAGTAGCCGTAGACGACGGCGGCCTCCAGCAGGTTCTCCGTGTGGAGCTTGTCGAGCCAGCCGCGCAGGTGGGGCCGGCCCTCCTGCTCGACGAGCTCCTCGTACGTCGGTCCGTCACCGGCGCGGGTCTGCTTGAGGCCCCACTGGCCCTTGAAGAGGGCGCCCTCGTCCAGCCAGGAGGCGTACTCCTTGAGCTGGATGCCCTTGACGACCCGGGTGCCCCAGAACGGCGGCTCGGGAACCGGGTTGGTGACGGAGACGTCGGAACGCACGCCCTCCTCGGGCTCCACGACCTCCGCCGCGGGGGCGTCCCGCTTGGGCACCCTGCGCTGCTTCAGCTCGGGCAGGCTGGCCCCGGGGACCCCGCGCTTGACGGCGATGAGGGCGTCCATGAGCCGCAGGCCCTCGAAGGCGTCGCGGGCGTAGCGGACCTCGCCCTCGTAGATCTCGTGGAGGTCCTGTTCGACGTAGGCCCGGGTCAGGGCGGCGCCGCCGAGGATGACCGGGTAGTCGGCCGCCATCTTGCGCTGGTTGAGCTCCTGCAGGTTCTCCTTCATGATCACGGTGGACTTCACCAGGAGGCCGGACATGCCGATGACGTCGGCACGGTGCTCCTCGGCGGCTTCCAGGATCGCGGAGACGGGCTGCTTGATGCCCAGGTTGACCACGTTGAAGCCGTTGTTGGACAGGATGATGTCGACCAGGTTCTTGCCGATGTCATGGACGTCACCGCGGACCGTGGCCAGCACGATGGTGCCCTTGCCGTCGTCGTCGGTCTTCTCCATGTGCGGTTCGAGGTAGGCCACCGCGCTCTTCATGACCTCGGCGGACTGCAGCACGAAGGGCAGCTGCATCTGGCCCGAGCCGAAGAGCTCGCCCACGACCTTCATGCCCTCCAGGAGGGTGTCGTTGACGATGTCGAGCGCGGGCCTGGTCTGCAGCGCCTCGTCGAGGTCGGTCTCCAGGCCGTTCTTCTCGCCGTCGATGATGCGGCGCTGGAGCCGCTCGTCCAGCGGCAGGGCCAAGAGCTCCTCGGCCTTGCCCTGCTTCATCGACTTCATGTTGACGCCCTCGAAGAGCTCCATGAGCTTCTGCAGGGGGTCGTAGCCCTCCTCGCGGCGGTCGTACACGAGGTCGAGGGCGACCTTGACCTGCTCCTCCTCCAGCCGGGCGATCGGAAGGATCTTGGAGGCGTGCACGATGGCGGAGTCCAGCCCCGCCTTCACGCACTCGTCCAGGAAGACGGAGTTCAGGACGACGCGGGCGGCCGGGTTCAGGCCGAAGGAGATGTTGGACAGGCCCAGCGTGGTCTGGACGTCGGGGTGGCGGCGCTTCAGCTCGCGGATGGCGCCGATCGTCGCGATCCCGTCCTTGCGGGACTCCTCCTGCCCCGTACAGATGGTGAAGGTCAGGCAGTCGATGAGGATGTCCGCCTCGTGGATGCCCCAGTTGGTGGTGAGGTCCTCGATCAGCCGCTCGGCGATGGCGACCTTGTGCTCGACGGTGCGGGCCTGGCCCTCCTCGTCGATGGTCAGCGCGATCAGCGCGGCGCCGTGCTCGGAGGCCAGCCCGGCGACCTTCGCGAAGCGTGACTCGGGACCGTCGCCGTCCTCGTAGTTGACGGAGTTGAGCACCGCTCGGCCGCCGAGCTTCTCCAGGCCGGCGCGCAGGACGGGCAGCTCGGTGGAGTCGAGGACGATCGGCAGGGTCGAGGCGGTGGCGAAACGGCCGGCCAGCTCCTCCATGTCGGCGACCCCGTCGCGCCCCACGTAGTCGACGCAGAGGTCGAGCATGTGCGCGCCCTCGCGGATCTGGTCACGGGCCATCTCCACGCAGTCGTCCCAGCGGGCGTCGAGCATGGCCTCGCGGAACTTCTTGGACCCGTTGGCGTTCGTACGCTCGCCGATCGCGAGGTACGAGGTGTCCTGGCGGAACGGGATGGTCTGGTAGAGCGAGGCGGCGCCCGGCTCGGGGCGCGGATCGCGGGGGGTGAGCTCGGAGCCGCGTACCCGCTCGACGAGCCGGCGCAGGTGCTCCGGTGTCGTACCGCAGCAGCCTCCGACGAGGGAGAGGCCGTACTCCTGGACGAAGGTCTCCTGGGCGTCGGCCAGGCCCTCGGCGTCGAGCGGGAAGTGCGCCCCGTCCTTGGTGAGGACGGGCAGCCCGGCGTTCGGCATGCAGAGCAGCGGGATCCGGGAGTGGCGCGTGAGGTAGCGCAGGTGCTCGCTCATCTCCGCGGGGCCGGTCGAGCAGTTCAGGCCGATCATGTCGACACCGAGCGGTTCGAGGGCGGTCAGCGCGGCGCCGATCTCGGAGCCGAGCAGCATGGTGCCCGTCGTCTCGAAGGCGAGGGAGCACAGCACCAGGAGGTCGCTGCCCATCGCCTCCAGGGCGCGCCGCGCACCCAGCACGGCGGCCTTGGTCTGCAGGAGGTCCTGCGTGGTCTCGATGATCAGCGCGTCGGCGCCGCCGGCGATCAGACCCTCGGCGTTCTGCTGGAAGCCGTCGCGCAGGACGGTGTACGGGGCGTGGCCCAGCGTCGGCAGCTTGGTGCCGGGTCCGATGGAGCCGAGCACCCAGCGCTGCTGTCCGGTGGACTCGGTGAAGCCGTCGGCGACCTCGCGGGCGATCCTCGCGCCGGCTTCCGAGAGCTCGTGGATCCTGCCGGGGATGTCGTACTCACCCAGGGCGGAGGCGTTGGCCCCGAACGTGTTGGTCTCGACGCAGTCCACGCCGACCGCGAAGTACTCCTCGTGCACCGAGCGGACGATGTCGGGGCGCGTGACGTTCAGGATCTCGTTGCAGCCTTCGAGGTTCTCGAAGTCCTCGAGGGTGGGGTCCTGGGCCTGGAGCATGGTGCCCATCGCACCGTCGGCCACCACCACCCGGGTGGCGAGCGCCTCACGGAGCGCTCGGGCTCGGTTCCGGCTGTCAGCTGAGGGGGTCGGCGACGAGGCCATGGATGTTCTCCCTGGGATGCGACGGCTGTCGGCTTTGCGCCCTTCTGCGGAGAGGGGCACGCGGCCAGCGTAGCCGGGAGGCGCCCGGGCCGGTCATCGCGTCCCACGGGACGGACTGCATGCTGTGCGGGGAACAGGCCCGCTCGCGCCGTGACGCATAATTTTCGCGCCACCGGACAGAGGTCGGCATCGACCGATAGTGTTCAGCATTGTCGAACCGAGGTGGAGGAGTACGGCGCGATGGCGAAGAACATCCAGTCGCTCGAGCGGGCAGCCGCGATGCTGCGTCTGCTGGCGGGCGGCGAGCGTCGGCTCGGCCTGTCCGACATCTCGTCGTCGCTGGGTCTGGCCAAAGGTACCGCGCACGGCATTCTGCGGACCCTCCAGCACGAGGGCTTCGTCGAGCAGGACGCCGCGTCCGGCCGCTACCAGCTCGGCGCCGAGCTGCTGCGCCTGGGCAACAGCTATCTCGACGTGCACGAACTGCGGGCCCGCGCACTGGTGTGGACGGACGACCTGGCCCGCTCCAGCGGCGAGAGCGTCCACCTGGGCGTGCTCCACCAGCACGGCGTCCTGATCGTCCACCACGTCTTCCGCCCGGACGACAGCCGCCAGGTGCTCGAGGTCGGCGCCATGCAGCCGCTGCACTCCACGGCCCTCGGCAAGGTGATCGCCGCCTACGACCCGGTCGCGCACAGCGAGGCCACCGAGGTGGAGCGACGCTCCTTCACCCCGCGCACCGTGACGGGCGAGGAGGAGTTCGAGTCGCTGCTCGACCTGATCCGGGCGCAGGGCTGGGCGGCCGATGTCGAGGAGACCTGGGAGGGCGTGGCGGCGGTGGCCGCCCCCATCCACGACCGGCGCAGGATGCCGGTCGGCGCCGTGGCCGTGACGGGTGCCGTGGAGCGTGTCTGCGCGGGCGGCGAACTGCGGCCCGAGCTCGTCGCCGCGGTGCGGGACTGCGCCCGCGCCGTCTCCCGGGATCTGGGCGCCGGGCGCTTCTGAGCCCGCCCCCGCGACGTCGTAACGATCGAGTCGCGCGTCACACACCCCTTGACGCACCCCCCTTCAGGGAGAAACATTGCCGCTCACCGGTCGGCATTGCCGAACACCTAACGGCAATACGCGTTAGGGTGTGACAGTGCCGAGGGCCGGTCAAGCCCTACACAGGTGATGTGCCCCGCTTCTCACGGGTACCCACCTAGGGCGCGATCCACCGGAGGGACCCGGTGTTTCGCCTTCCCCTGGACGAAGGACAAAGGAGTCGCGGTGTCCAGCTCCGACATCTTCATCGGCGAGACCATCGGTACCGCCATACTCATCCTGCTCGGCGGCGGTGTCTGTGCCGCCGTCACGCTCAAGCGCTCAAAGGCGCAGAACGCCGGCTGGCTGGCCATCACCTTCGGGTGGGGCTTCGCCGTGCTGACGGGCGCCTACATCGCCTCCGGCGTGTCCGGAGCTCACCTCAACCCCGCGGTCACGATCGGCCTCGCGATCCAGGGCGGCACCGCGTGGAGCGATGTCCCCCTGTACCTCGCCTCCGAGCTGCTCGGCGCGATCATCGGTGCCGTGCTCGTCTGGGCCGTCTACTACGGACAGTTCCACGCGCACCTCACCGATCCCGAGATCGTGAAGGACCAGCCGGCCGAGGAAGGCATGGTCGACCAGGCGTCGGCGCCGAAGGCCGGCCCCGTGCTCGGCGTCTTCACCACCGGGCCGGAGATCCGGAACGCGGTGCAGAACGTCGTCACGGAGGTCATCGCCACGTTCGTCCTGGTCCTGGCGATCCTCACCCAGGGCCTCAACGACGAGGGCAACGGCCTCGGCGCCCTGGGCGCCCTGATCACCGCGCTGGTGGTCGTGGGGATCGGTCTGTCGCTCGGCGGCCCGACCGGCTACGCGATCAACCCGGTGCGCGACCTCGGCCCGAGGATCGTGCACGCGCTTCTGCCTCTGCCGAACAAGGGCGGGTCGGACTGGGGCTACGCCTGGGTACCGGTGGTAGGACCGCTCATCGGGGCCGCACTGGCCGGCGGGCTCTACAACCTCGCCTTCGCCTGAGCCACACCCTCCACACCACACAGACCCTCCGGGAGCCAACCGTGACCGACGCACACACCACCGGACCGTTCATCGCGGCCATCGACCAGGGCACCACCTCCAGCCGCTGCATCGTCTTCGACAAGGACGGCCGGATCGTCTCGGTCGACCAGAAGGAGCACGAGCAGATCTTCCCCAAGCCGGGCTGGGTCGAGCACGACGCCAAGGAGATCTGGGAGAACGTCCAGGAGGTCGTGGCCGGGGCGATCGTCAAGGCCGGCATCACCGCCGCCGACGTCAAGGCGATCGGCATCACCAACCAGCGTGAGACCACCCTCCTGTGGGACAAGAACACCGGTGAGCCGGTGTACAACGCCCTCGTCTGGCAGGACACCCGCACCGACGCCCTCTGCAAGGAGCTCGGCCGTAACGTCGGCCAGGACCGCTTCCGCCGCGAGACCGGGCTGCCCCTCGCCTCGTACTTCGCCGGCCCGAAGGTCCGCTGGCTCCTCGACAACGTGGAGGGCCTGCGCGAGCGCGCCGAGCGGGGCGAGATCCTCTTCGGCACCATGGACTCCTGGGTCATCTGGAACCTGACCGGCGGCACCGAAGGCGGCGTCCACGTCACCGACGTCACCAACGCCTCGCGCACCCTCCTGATGAACCTGCACACGATGCAGTGGGACCAGAAGATCCTCAGTTCGATCAACATCCCGTCCGCACTGCTGCCGGAGATCCGGTCCTCCGCCGAGGTCTACGGCACCGCCAAGGGCGGCGTGCTCGACGGCGTCCCGGTGGCCTCCGCGCTGGGCGACCAGCAGGCCGCGCTGTTCGGCCAGACGTGCTTCGCCGAGGGCGAGGCCAAGTCCACGTACGGCACCGGCACCTTCATGCTGATCAACACGGGTGAGACCCCCGTCAACTCCTACAACGGGCTGCTGACGACGGTCGGCTACCGGATCGGCGACCAGAAGGCGGTGTACGCGCTGGAGGGGTCCATCGCGGTCACCGGCTCGCTCGTCCAGTGGATGCGCGACCAGATGGGCCTGATCAAGTCCGCGGCCGAGATCGAGACACTCGCCTCCTCCGTCGAGGACAACGGCGGCGCCTACTTCGTGCCCGCGTTCTCCGGTCTGTTCGCCCCGTACTGGCGTCCGGACGCCCGGGGTGTCATCGCCGGCCTCACCCGGTACGTGACCAAGGCGCACATCGCCCGTGCCGTGCTCGAGGCGACCGCGTGGCAGACCCGTGAGATCAGCGACGCCATGACCAAGGACTCCGGCG contains:
- a CDS encoding ABC transporter substrate-binding protein, with product MNRKTLVLPAVVGLLAPVLAACGGSDDGGDAIVVGTTDQFIASKDNPAPLDPAIGYEAGVWNVLRQTVQTLTHIPKGGSEPVPEAAESCAFTDTENESYRCTLRSGLTFADGTAVTPEDVKYSIQRVIDIKDESGPVGLLSNIDTIETKGENEVVFHLRTPDATFPYKLATPPAGIVQKDKYPAKSAREGFQVDGSGPYTMEPEVEGGQVVKVVFTRNPKYKGDLKIKNEKVELDLFPDAAAMGKALDDKKIDMMTRTMSPEQAQQMLEEPKDGVKLTEMPGLAISYLGFNTEDPTVKDKAVRQAIAQVIDRGPIASKVYGSTAEPLYSLIPSGITSHTNSFFNKYGEPSVSAAAQTLDKAGISTPVKFTLHYTTDHYGPATKAEFEMLAKQLNDSKLFQVDIQGTPWDKFRPAQKKGEYAVYGMGWFPDFPDAETYTAPFLDDDNFLNSPYRSTLATGTLIPESRREADRSAATPTFEKLQDIVATDVPVLPVWQGKQYVASLEGLSGVEWSVNSSADLQLWELGRGDS
- a CDS encoding HAD family hydrolase, which codes for MTSTVPASLTRTAEGSALQAVLLDMDGTLVDTEGFWWDVEVEVFADLGHRLDEAWRDVVVGGPMTRSAGYLIEVTGAGIGIEELTVLLNDRFEKRIGRGVPLMPGAARLLAELAAHEVPTALVSASHRRIIDRVLDSVGRHHFALTVAGDEVTRTKPHPEPYLAAAAGFGADPWRCAVIEDTATGVAAAEAAGCRVVAVPSVATIAPAPGRVVVPSLEQVDLAFLRGLITAE
- the metH gene encoding methionine synthase gives rise to the protein MASSPTPSADSRNRARALREALATRVVVADGAMGTMLQAQDPTLEDFENLEGCNEILNVTRPDIVRSVHEEYFAVGVDCVETNTFGANASALGEYDIPGRIHELSEAGARIAREVADGFTESTGQQRWVLGSIGPGTKLPTLGHAPYTVLRDGFQQNAEGLIAGGADALIIETTQDLLQTKAAVLGARRALEAMGSDLLVLCSLAFETTGTMLLGSEIGAALTALEPLGVDMIGLNCSTGPAEMSEHLRYLTRHSRIPLLCMPNAGLPVLTKDGAHFPLDAEGLADAQETFVQEYGLSLVGGCCGTTPEHLRRLVERVRGSELTPRDPRPEPGAASLYQTIPFRQDTSYLAIGERTNANGSKKFREAMLDARWDDCVEMARDQIREGAHMLDLCVDYVGRDGVADMEELAGRFATASTLPIVLDSTELPVLRAGLEKLGGRAVLNSVNYEDGDGPESRFAKVAGLASEHGAALIALTIDEEGQARTVEHKVAIAERLIEDLTTNWGIHEADILIDCLTFTICTGQEESRKDGIATIGAIRELKRRHPDVQTTLGLSNISFGLNPAARVVLNSVFLDECVKAGLDSAIVHASKILPIARLEEEQVKVALDLVYDRREEGYDPLQKLMELFEGVNMKSMKQGKAEELLALPLDERLQRRIIDGEKNGLETDLDEALQTRPALDIVNDTLLEGMKVVGELFGSGQMQLPFVLQSAEVMKSAVAYLEPHMEKTDDDGKGTIVLATVRGDVHDIGKNLVDIILSNNGFNVVNLGIKQPVSAILEAAEEHRADVIGMSGLLVKSTVIMKENLQELNQRKMAADYPVILGGAALTRAYVEQDLHEIYEGEVRYARDAFEGLRLMDALIAVKRGVPGASLPELKQRRVPKRDAPAAEVVEPEEGVRSDVSVTNPVPEPPFWGTRVVKGIQLKEYASWLDEGALFKGQWGLKQTRAGDGPTYEELVEQEGRPHLRGWLDKLHTENLLEAAVVYGYFPCVSKGDDLILLHEDGSERTRFTFPRQRRGRRLCLADFFRPEESGETDVIGLQVVTVGSKIGGATAELFESNSYRDYLELHGLSVQLAEALAEYWHARVRSELGFAGEDPSDVEDMFALKYRGARFSLGYGACPDLEDRAKIAELLEPERIGVKLSEEFQLHPEQSTDAIVIHHPEAKYFNAR
- a CDS encoding IclR family transcriptional regulator — encoded protein: MAKNIQSLERAAAMLRLLAGGERRLGLSDISSSLGLAKGTAHGILRTLQHEGFVEQDAASGRYQLGAELLRLGNSYLDVHELRARALVWTDDLARSSGESVHLGVLHQHGVLIVHHVFRPDDSRQVLEVGAMQPLHSTALGKVIAAYDPVAHSEATEVERRSFTPRTVTGEEEFESLLDLIRAQGWAADVEETWEGVAAVAAPIHDRRRMPVGAVAVTGAVERVCAGGELRPELVAAVRDCARAVSRDLGAGRF
- a CDS encoding MIP/aquaporin family protein; the encoded protein is MSSSDIFIGETIGTAILILLGGGVCAAVTLKRSKAQNAGWLAITFGWGFAVLTGAYIASGVSGAHLNPAVTIGLAIQGGTAWSDVPLYLASELLGAIIGAVLVWAVYYGQFHAHLTDPEIVKDQPAEEGMVDQASAPKAGPVLGVFTTGPEIRNAVQNVVTEVIATFVLVLAILTQGLNDEGNGLGALGALITALVVVGIGLSLGGPTGYAINPVRDLGPRIVHALLPLPNKGGSDWGYAWVPVVGPLIGAALAGGLYNLAFA
- the glpK gene encoding glycerol kinase GlpK; amino-acid sequence: MTDAHTTGPFIAAIDQGTTSSRCIVFDKDGRIVSVDQKEHEQIFPKPGWVEHDAKEIWENVQEVVAGAIVKAGITAADVKAIGITNQRETTLLWDKNTGEPVYNALVWQDTRTDALCKELGRNVGQDRFRRETGLPLASYFAGPKVRWLLDNVEGLRERAERGEILFGTMDSWVIWNLTGGTEGGVHVTDVTNASRTLLMNLHTMQWDQKILSSINIPSALLPEIRSSAEVYGTAKGGVLDGVPVASALGDQQAALFGQTCFAEGEAKSTYGTGTFMLINTGETPVNSYNGLLTTVGYRIGDQKAVYALEGSIAVTGSLVQWMRDQMGLIKSAAEIETLASSVEDNGGAYFVPAFSGLFAPYWRPDARGVIAGLTRYVTKAHIARAVLEATAWQTREISDAMTKDSGVELTALKVDGGMTSNNLLMQTLSDFLDAPVVRPMVAETTCLGAAYAAGLAVGFWPDTDALRANWRRAAEWTPRMDAATRDREYKSWLKAVERTMGWIDDDES